A segment of the Rattus rattus isolate New Zealand chromosome 4, Rrattus_CSIRO_v1, whole genome shotgun sequence genome:
CTCTTCAGAGGACAGTGACTCAGATGGAAGCCTTTctagctcctcctcctcagcctatccctcctcctcctcggacTCAGACTCCAGCttctacagcagcagcagcagcagcagcagcagcagcagcagcagcagcagcagcagcagcagcagcagcagcagcagcagcagcagttccgAGAGCAGCTCTGACGACGAGCCaccaaagaagaggaaaaagaaatagagctCTCTCTACTCTGGACCAATGGATGGAAAGCATTTGTGACTCCCAGGGGAACTGAAGACATGCTCAAGCAAACAAGTTAGCTGGTCAGACTTGTTAAAGTCCAGAACTTTCTAAGTATTCACCATTAGGTAGGATATtaaataaagattatatatatatatatatatatatgtttattttaggAATGAATATTGggtttttgctgttgcttttctttttgtaaagactGGGTCTCATTTTATAGgtatggctggccttgaacttgatctgtagcacaggctggccttgatttcagagagatctacctgtctgctTCTCTAGTGTTGGGACTGCAgatacatgccaccatgctcagcttttgttgttaacatttttttaaaaataatttttgggggttggggatttagctcagtggtagagcgcttgcctagcaagcgcaaggccctgggttcgatccccagctccgaaaaaaaaaat
Coding sequences within it:
- the LOC116897894 gene encoding zinc finger CCHC domain-containing protein 10-like isoform X2 produces the protein MVTPMHRLIARLLQQSMGETNMERKTKKKRRPKSVTSSSTSSSDSSASESSSESETSASFSSEDSDSDGSLSSSSSSAYPSSSSDSDSSFYSSSSSSSSSSSSSSSSSSSSSSSSSSSSESSSDDEPPKKRKKK